Part of the Candidatus Hydrogenedentota bacterium genome is shown below.
TGCTGATACCCCAGAAGCCGATTACGCCGACGGTGGCCAGTCCGGCGCCTACCAGTGTGTTGCGCAAGAGCACGCGATCGCTGAATAGGTCGAGCAATGGAACCTGAGATCGTTTTTCCAATCCCTGTCGAATGCGATTGCGGTTATCAATCCAGACTTGCGGTTCGCGAAGGAACATAAAGATGATGAACAGGAGAAACGCGGGTATGACGCCCACGGCAAAGACCCAGCGCCATCCCAATTCGGGATTCGCTCCGATCGTGAAATTGATCACGCCTGCCAGCACGTTGCCCAGGGCCGACATTGCCTGGACGATGCCGAGTGCCGTTGCACGGGCGTGTGCAGGGATTGATTCCGCTACCAGGGCCGCGCCTGCCGCGAATTCACCGCCAATGCCGAGACCGGTGAGGAATCGCAGGATGGTGAATTGTTCCGCGGTCTGCGCGAGTCCGCTGAGACCGGTGAATCCTGCGTAGATGAGGATGGTCACGCCCATGGTCTTCGTGCGGCCCAGGCGGTCGCCCACCATACCGAAGAAGAGGCCCCCCGTGGCCCATCCCAGGATGAACACGGTTTGGGCCAGTCCCACCCACTTCTGAGTCAAGGGATCCGATTGTGCGACTCCTAAGAGGTCTGCCACCGCGGGAGTTTTCACCTGCACGTAGAGCCATTGGTCCATGGTGTCGAACATCCAGCCCATGGACGCCACGGCGATGACCAGATAGTGATACCCTGTGAGGCCGTTGTACCAACGGCGCGGTGGGTCCAGGGTTAGATCCTGCGACATGAATTCCCCCTCCTGGTAAAGGTTCCTGTGAATATCCGGGGTGCCCGTGCCAGGCCTTGCCCCGCGAAATGGGGGTCCCCTCTCCGCACATGCGAAATTTTCTTGGGGCGATTATACGGATGAAGGCAGTCGTCTGCCACCCTAAATGACATAGAATTTCCGCGTTCACGCCGCTGTCAACTTTCGTCACATAGGAGTGTGTACCTATAACGCACGGGCAGGGAATCAATTGGGTACTGCTTATTGAGGCAATAGGGTCTTGTGAAGGAATGCTTTCGAGGGAGCTCGTTATTCAAACGTTGTCGTTGCGTCTATTTTGTCGAAGTGGCGGTTGAGTCGAGTGAATGAAGCGATTGCGAGTCCTGTGAGCGCGGCGTAGAGGCCTGCGATCTGCGATGGCCAGATAGTCAATATTCCAATGACGCAGATAAGCGCGATTAGGTCGATCATTCTCTCGGGGAGACGAGCATAACCGTGTTGGCGAGAACTTGATGAGTACAACGCTCGTGCCATGATGACGAGAGTGAGCATAGTCACGAAGGCCGCAGGTATAGAGAAGAGCAGAATACGTCCGGGAGGCCAGCCGTATTGGTCCATTTCGCCGATGTCGTAGATCTTAAGGAATGCGCCGATCTTTGATGAGCCGCCGTGAAGCAGAATGAACAACAGCAGGAATGTGCTGTAGATGATGGAGACGCGGCATTGCAGTTCTTGCAGTGCATTGCCGGTGTCATGTTCACGGATCGAGCGGCGCGTTGCGAGCAGGGTGCAGAGCAGATAGAAGAGTCCGAGCAGAATGCCTGTCCATTGGAAGTGTTCGCTGAAGGTGCAGGTTGTGAATAGATAGACTCCTAGCCCGGCGAAGATGGCCTGACTCCAGGGACCTAGCCCGGGACGTTTTGAGTCCAGGTCTGAAGCCTCCGACGTTGGGCTTTGCGTGTTACACGAAGGGTCTACGTGTCGAATGGACCAATACAGGACGAGCACATAGAGAATGCCGAGGTAGACGCCCGCGTTGAGTTCCCACATCTTCCACCAGTCGATGTAGCCGGGGTGATTGACGTAGCCCAGGCACCACAACGCGCTGATCGGAAATGCCAGTCCGAATCCGCCGCCGATGATGGTCCCGGCAGTCAGGGTGAAGCGATCTTTGTGCAGGGCGGCGCACAACATTGCCAGGCACCACCAGGCCAATACGCAGGCGTTTTGCGTATTCGTGTAGATGGTGCGCCCGAGGTGATTGTCCAGCGCGTCGCTGTAGTTGACCGTGGTTGCGTTGGGGAACAACAACCGCGGGCACAGGTGGACGAAACGAGCGCCTAGCCAATCGATGAAAGCGGAATTGAATAGCAAGAACAGCAGGGCAATGAAGAGCAGTGAGCGGAAGGCCCAGTACTTTCGTGTGACCTTCGAGTGTAGCGCCCAGCCGAGAACGATGCCGCCGGGCGCTCCCCAGCCGATGCCGCATACCATGAACCACGCATAGCCGAGCCACGGCGAAATGGGGATGGCGCCGTCGCGGGTGGCGAATTGGCCGCGAATCCAGGAGACGTATTGGCCGTAGCCCAATTCGCCGCCGAGGGCGATGCCGAGTCCGAGCCACAGCGGAATGCCGCGGGCGTCGATGCCTTTACGCTGGCACACGTAGTACCAGAGCAAGCCCCAGGTGAAGCCTGGAACGATTGTGCCGTCGACGCCATCCCAGCCGGTGGTGCCGCGAATCGCCCACGTGACGGCGCCCACGCTCGCAAACACGAGCGCGGTG
Proteins encoded:
- a CDS encoding MFS transporter yields the protein MSQDLTLDPPRRWYNGLTGYHYLVIAVASMGWMFDTMDQWLYVQVKTPAVADLLGVAQSDPLTQKWVGLAQTVFILGWATGGLFFGMVGDRLGRTKTMGVTILIYAGFTGLSGLAQTAEQFTILRFLTGLGIGGEFAAGAALVAESIPAHARATALGIVQAMSALGNVLAGVINFTIGANPELGWRWVFAVGVIPAFLLFIIFMFLREPQVWIDNRNRIRQGLEKRSQVPLLDLFSDRVLLRNTLVGAGLATVGVIGFWGISTWSSELMRNVVLNPTGDPALKQIAEKQMSFVIMAQNLGGFFGVLAFSWMAQRTGRRLSFTLSLLASAIVVPAAFMITNSFTMGLVMFALMGFVLLSMFGGYAIYFPELFPTRLRSTGTGFCYNVARFVAAAAPFIFGHLSGAVGIRYAALLVSSVFL